One part of the Eubalaena glacialis isolate mEubGla1 chromosome 19, mEubGla1.1.hap2.+ XY, whole genome shotgun sequence genome encodes these proteins:
- the UBE2O gene encoding (E3-independent) E2 ubiquitin-conjugating enzyme isoform X3, which translates to MRCHLLRSHLLQGRHLSATLPSSSAHPLPRALILSWLYLLITELKLEDRSVVPRDVVRHMRSTDSQCGTVIDVNIDCAVKLIGTNCIVYPVNSKDLQHIWPFMYGDYIAYDCWLGKVYDLKNQIILKLSNGARCSMNTEDGAKLYDVCPHVSDSGLFFDDSYGFYPGQVLIGPAKIFSSVQWLSGVKPVLSTKSKFRVLVEEVQVVELKVTWITKSFCPGGTDSVSPPPSVITQENLGRVKRLGCFDHAQRQLGERCLYVFPAKVEPAKIACECPEKHCAQGEGSMAKKVKRLLKKQVVRIMSCSPDSQCSRDHSMEDTGKKGAAKAKSEAGSASPEETPDGSASPVEMQDEGPEEAHEVGEQLPPFLLKEGGDDRLHSAEQDADDEAADDTDDTSSVTSSASSTTSSQSGSGTGRKKSIPLSIKNLKRKHKRKKNKITRDFKPGDRVAVEVVTTMTSADVMWQDGSVECNVRSNDLFPVHHLDNNEFCPGDFVVDKRVQSCPDPAVYGVVQSGDHVGRTCMVKWFKLRPSGDDVELIGEEEDVSVYDIADHPDFRFRTTDIVIRIGNTEDGGPHREDEPSVGQVARVDISSKVEVVWADNSKTIILPQHLYNIESEIEESDYDSVEGSTSGASSDEWEDDSDSWETDNGLVEDEHPKIEEPPIPAAEPPAAPEEDKGVLISEEAATAAIQGAVAMASPVAGLMEKAGKDGPPKSFRELKEAIKILESLKNMTVEQLLTGSPTSPTAEPEKPTREKKFLDDIKKLQENLKKTLDNVAIAEEEKMEAVPDTERKEDKPEGQSPVKAEWPSETPVLCQQCGGKPGVTFTSAKGEVFSVLEFAPSNHSFKKIEFQPPEAKKFFSTVRKEMALLATSLPDGIMVKTFEDRMDLFSALIRGPTRTPYEDGLYLFDIQLPNIYPAVPPHFCYLSQCSGRLNPNLYDNGKVCVSLLGTWIGKGTERWTSKSSLLQVLISIQGLILVNEPYYNEAGFDSDRGLQEGYENSRCYNEMALIRVVQSMTQLVRRPPEVFEQEIRQHFSTGGWRLVNRIESWLETHTLLEGAQALPNGLPKDSSSPEPPAVAELSDYGREEPEDGGLAPGEASQGSDSEGGAQGPASASRDRTDQTSEAAPDASGPPSVKPKKRRKSYRSFLPEKSGYPDIGFPLFPLSKGFIKSIRGVLTQFRAALMEAGMPESMEDK; encoded by the exons TTGAAACTAGAGGACCGCTCCGTGGTGCCCCGGGATGTGGTCCGGCACATGCGCTCCACT GACAGCCAGTGTGGCACGGTGATCGACGTGAACATTGACTGCGCCGTGAAGCTCATTGGCACCAACTGCATCGTCTACCCCGTCAACAGCAAGGACCTGCAGCACATCTGG CCCTTCATGTATGGGGACTACATTGCCTATGACTGCTGGCTGGGGAAGGTCTACGACTTGAAGAACCAGATCATCCTCAAGCTGTCCAACGGTGCCAG GTGCTCCATGAACACAGAGGATGGTGCCAAGCTCTACGATGTCTGCCCGCACGTCAGCGACTCT GGTCTCTTCTTTGATGATTCCTACGGCTTCTACCCAGGCCAGGTGCTCATTGGCCCTGCCAAGATCTTCTCCAGTGTCCAGTGGCTGTCAGGGGTCAAGCCCGTGCTCAGCACCAAGAGCAAGTTCCGCGTGTTGGTCGAAGAg GTGCAGGTTGTGGAGCTGAAGGTCACGTGGATTACCAAGAGCTTCTGTCCAGGGGGCACGGACAGCGTCAGCCCCCCGCCCTCTGTCATCACCCAGGAAAACCTAGGCAG ggtgAAGCGTCTCGGATGCTTTGACCATGCTCAGCGGCAGCTCGGGGAGcgctgtctgtatgtcttcccAGCCAAGGTAGAGCCGGCCAAGATTGCCTGTGAATGTCCAGAAAAACACTGCGCCCAGGGGGAGGGCTCTATGGCCAAGAAG GTGAAGCGCCTCCTCAAGAAGCAGGTTGTGAGGATCATGTCCTGCTCCCCGGACTCCCAGTGCTCCAGGGACCATTCCATGGAGGACACAGGCAAGAAGGGGGCGGCCAAAGCCAAGAGTGAAGCAGGGTCCGCCAGCCCCGAGGAGACGCCTGATGGGTCTGCCAGCCCAGTGGAGATGCAGGACGAGGGCCCCGAGGAGGCCCACGAGGTGGGCGAGCAGCTGCCCCCCTTCCTGCTGAAGGAGGGCGGGGATGACAGGCTGCACTCGGCCGAGCAGGACGCCGATGACGAGGCCGCCGATGACACGGACGACACCAGCTCAGTGACCTCCTCCGCCAGTtccaccacctcctcccagaGTGGCAGCGGCACAGGTCGCAAGAAGAGCATCCCCTTGTCCATCAAGAACTTAAAGCGGAaacacaagaggaagaagaataagATCACTCGTGACTTCAAGCCGGGGGACAG GGTGGCGGTGGAGGTGGTGACCACGATGACCTCAGCAGACGTGATGTGGCAGGACGGCTCCGTGGAGTGCAACGTCCGCTCCAACGACCTCTTCCCTGTGCACCACCTGGACAACAATGAGTTCTGCCCCGGAGACTTCGTGGTGGACAAGCGAG TCCAGAGCTGTCCGGACCCCGCTGTCTACGGCGTGGTGCAGTCTGGGGACCACGTGGGCCGCACCTGCATGGTGAAGTGGTTCAAGCTGCGGCCGAGTGGGGACGACGTGGAG CTGATTGGAGAGGAGGAAGATGTGAGCGTCTACGACATTGCCGATCACCCTGACTTTCGGTTCCGCACGACCGATATCGTTATCCGAATTGGCAACACTGAGGATGGAGGGCCTCACAGGGAGGATGAG CCGTCGGTCGGCCAGGTGGCCCGCGTGGACATCAGCAGCAAGGTGGAGGTGGTGTGGGCTGATAACTCAAAGACCATCATCCTGCCCCAG CACCTGTACAACATCGAGTCTGAGATCGAGGAGTCGGACTATGACTCGGTAGAAGGCAGCACCAGTGGGGCGTCCTCGGACGAGTGGGAGGATGACAGTGACAGCTGGGAGACGGACAATGGGCTGGTGGAGGACGAGCACCCCAAGATAGAGGAGCCCCCCATCCCGGCCGCCGAGCCGCCAGCGGCCCCCGAGGAGGACAAGGGAGTGCTGATCAGCGAGGAGGCCGCCACGGCCGCCATCCAGGGAGCCGTGGCCATGGCCAGCCCTGTGGCTGGGCTGATGGAGAAGGCTGGCAAGGATGGGCCCCCGAAGAGCTTCCGGGAGTTGAAAGAGGCCATCAAGATCCTGGAGAGCCTCAAGAACATGACCGTGGAGCAGCTTCTGACAGGCTCGCCCACCTCCCCCACGGCGGAGCCAGAGAAGCCGACTCGGGAGAAGAAGTTTCTGGACGACATCAAGAAGCTGCAGGAGAACCTCAAGAAGACCCTGGACAACGTGGCCATCGCAGAGGAGGAGAAGATGGAGGCGGTGCCAGACACGGAGCGCAAGGAGGACAAGCCCGAGGGGCAGTCGCCTGTGAAGGCCGAGTGGCCCAGCGAGACCCCGGTGCTCTGCCAGCAGTGCGGCGGCAAGCCCGGGGTCACCTTCACCAGCGCCAAGGGCGAGGTCTTCTCGGTGCTGGAGTTCGCGCCCT CAAATCActcttttaagaaaattgagttccagcctccagaagccaAGAAGTTCTTCAGCACGGTGCGGAAGGAGATGGCCCTGCTGGCTACCTCGCTGCCCGACGGCATCATGGTCAAGACCTTCGAGGATAGAATG gACCTCTTCTCGGCCCTAATCAGGGGCCCCACTCGCACCCCCTACGAGGACGGCCTCTACCTGTTTGACATCCAGCTCCCCAACATCTACCCAGCCGTGCCCCCCCACTTCTGCTACCTCTCCCAGTGCAGTGGCCGTCTGAACCCCAACCTGTATGACAATGGGAAGGTGTGCGTCAGCCTCCTGGGCACCTGGATTGGAAAG gggACAGAGAGGTGGACGAGCAAATCCAGCCTTCTCCAGGTGCTCATCTCCATCCAAG GTCTAATCCTGGTGAATGAACCGTACTACAACGAAGCCGGCTTTGACAGCGACCGCGGCCTACAGGAGGGCTATGAGAACAGTCGCTGCTACAACGAGATGGCACTCATCCGCGTGGTGCAGTCCATGACCCAGCTGGTGCGGCGGCCGCCCGAGGTCTTCGAGCAGGAGATCCGGCAGCACTTCAGTACTGGCGGCTGGCGGCTGGTGAACCGCATCGAGTCCTGGCTGGAAACCCACACTCTGCTGGAGGGGGCCCAAGCGCTGCCCAACGGGCTTCCCAAGGACAGTAGCTCGCCAGAGCCGCCAGCTGTGGCCGAGCTCTCAGACTACGGCCGAGAAGAACCTGAGGACGGAGGGCTGGCCCCTGGAGAGGCCTCCCAGGGCTCAGACTCGGAGGGCGGCGCGCAGGGCCCGGCCTCAGCCAGCAGGGACCGCACAGACCAGACTTCGGAGGCAGCGCCTGACGCCTCAGGGCCACCCAGTGTCAAACCAAAGAAGCGGAGAAAGAGCTACCGGAGCTTCTTACCTGAGAAGAGTGGCTACCCTGACATcggcttccccctcttcccgctTTCTAAGGGTTTCATCAAGAGCATCCGGGGGGTCCTGACGCAGTTCCGGGCCGCTCTGATGGAGGCGGGCATGCCTGAGAGCATGGAGGACAAGTAG
- the SPHK1 gene encoding sphingosine kinase 1 isoform X1 has product MDAAGGSRNPLPRPCRVLVLLNPRGGKGKALQLFRSHVQPLLAQADVSFTLTLTERRNHARELVRAEDLRRWDALVVMSGDGLMHEVVNGLMERPDWETAIQKPLCSLPAGSGNALAASVNHYAGYEQVTNEDLLTNCTRLLCRRLLAPMDLLSLQTASGQRLFSVLSLAWGFIADVDLESEKFRRLGEMRFTLGTFLRLAALRTYQGSLAYLPVETVVSKMPPCPARDQQAQHGPVDAHLVPLEEAVPSHWTVVPEQDFVLVLALLHSHLGSEMFAAPMGRCAAGAMHLFYVRAGVSRATLLRLFLAMEKGRHMACDCPHLVYVPVVAFRLEPKDRKGVFAVDGELMISEAVQGQVHPNYFWMVSGCRESPPSLEPQASPSRRPPPAEHL; this is encoded by the exons ATGGATGCAG CGGGCGGCTCCCGGAACCCGCTCCCAAGGCCCTGCCGAGTGCTGGTGCTGTTAAATCCACGCGGGGGCAAGGGCAAAGCCCTGCAGCTCTTCCGGAGCCACGTGCAGCCCCTGCTGGCCCAGGCCGATGTCTCCTTCACGCTGACGCTCACTG AGCGGCGGAACCACGCCCGGGAGCTGGTGCGGGCGGAGGACCTGAGACGTTGGGACGCGCTGGTGGTCATGTCTGGAGACGGGTTGATGCATGAG GTGGTGAACGGGCTCATGGAGCGGCCTGACTGGGAGACCGCCATCCAGAAGCCCCTGTGCAGCCTCCCAGCCGGCTCTGGCAATGCACTGGCCGCTTCTGTGAACCATTATGCCGG CTACGAGCAGGTGACTAATGAAGACCTCCTGACCAACTGCACACGGCTGCTGTGCCGCCGGCTGCTGGCGCCCATGGATCTGCTGTCCCTGCAAACGGCCTCCGGGCAGCGCCTCTTCTCCGTGCTCAGCCTGGCTTGGGGTTTCATCGCTGACGTGGATCTGGAGAGTGAGAAGTTTCGGCGCCTGGGTGAGATGCGCTTCACTCTGGGCACCTTCCTGCGCCTGGCGGCCCTGCGCACCTACCAGGGCTCCCTGGCCTACCTCCCTGTAGAAACGGTGGTCTCCAAGATGCCCCCCTGCCCCGCTCGGGACCAGCAGGCCCAGCACGGCCCTGTGGACGCCCACCTGGTGCCCCTGGAGGAGGCAGTGCCCTCTCACTGGACAGTGGTGCCGGAGCAGGACTTCGTGCTGGTGCTGGCACTGCTGCACTCACACCTGGGCAGCGAGATGTTTGCTGCACCCATGGGCCGCTGTGCGGCCGGCGCTATGCATCTGTTCTACGTGCGGGCAGGTGTGTCGCGGGCCACACTGCTGCGCCTCTTCCTGGCCATGGAGAAAGGCAGGCACATGGCGTGTGACTGTCCCCACTTGGTGTATGTGCCCGTGGTTGCTTTCCGCCTGGAACCCAAGGACAGGAAGGGTGTGTTTGCTGTGGATGGGGAACTGATGATCAGCGAGGCTGTGCAGGGCCAGGTGCACCCAAACTACTTCTGGATGGTCAGTGGCTGCAGGGAGTCCCCACCCTCTCTGGAGCCACAGGCCTCACCCAGCCGGAGGCCACCTCCAGCGGAGCACTTATGA
- the SPHK1 gene encoding sphingosine kinase 1 isoform X2, which translates to MSTHVLGFSRNWTPLPLAAPRGAVSSPSDPATAGNDAGAPTAPAPGGEGEPHSRHQDARLGSTDKELKAGAAAADSAPTAPGTPWQRGPRVAVMDAAGGSRNPLPRPCRVLVLLNPRGGKGKALQLFRSHVQPLLAQADVSFTLTLTERRNHARELVRAEDLRRWDALVVMSGDGLMHEVVNGLMERPDWETAIQKPLCSLPAGSGNALAASVNHYAGYEQVTNEDLLTNCTRLLCRRLLAPMDLLSLQTASGQRLFSVLSLAWGFIADVDLESEKFRRLGEMRFTLGTFLRLAALRTYQGSLAYLPVETVVSKMPPCPARDQQAQHGPVDAHLVPLEEAVPSHWTVVPEQDFVLVLALLHSHLGSEMFAAPMGRCAAGAMHLFYVRAGVSRATLLRLFLAMEKGRHMACDCPHLVYVPVVAFRLEPKDRKGVFAVDGELMISEAVQGQVHPNYFWMVSGCRESPPSLEPQASPSRRPPPAEHL; encoded by the exons ATGTCCACTCACGTTCTGGGATTTTCACGCAACTGGACTCCCCTCCCCCTGGCAGCGCCCAGGGG CGCTGTCTCCTCTCCCTCAGATCCGGCAACCGCAGGGAATGACGCGGGTGCCCCTACAGCCCCGGCTCCGGGCGGGGAGGGCGAGCCCCACAGCCGGCACCAAGACGCCCGCCTGGGCAGCACCGATAAGGAGCTGAAGGCAGGAGCCGCCGCCGCGGACAGCGCCCCGACAGCGCCGGGGACCCCCTGGCAGCGGGGGCCTCGGGTCGCGGTTATGGATGCAG CGGGCGGCTCCCGGAACCCGCTCCCAAGGCCCTGCCGAGTGCTGGTGCTGTTAAATCCACGCGGGGGCAAGGGCAAAGCCCTGCAGCTCTTCCGGAGCCACGTGCAGCCCCTGCTGGCCCAGGCCGATGTCTCCTTCACGCTGACGCTCACTG AGCGGCGGAACCACGCCCGGGAGCTGGTGCGGGCGGAGGACCTGAGACGTTGGGACGCGCTGGTGGTCATGTCTGGAGACGGGTTGATGCATGAG GTGGTGAACGGGCTCATGGAGCGGCCTGACTGGGAGACCGCCATCCAGAAGCCCCTGTGCAGCCTCCCAGCCGGCTCTGGCAATGCACTGGCCGCTTCTGTGAACCATTATGCCGG CTACGAGCAGGTGACTAATGAAGACCTCCTGACCAACTGCACACGGCTGCTGTGCCGCCGGCTGCTGGCGCCCATGGATCTGCTGTCCCTGCAAACGGCCTCCGGGCAGCGCCTCTTCTCCGTGCTCAGCCTGGCTTGGGGTTTCATCGCTGACGTGGATCTGGAGAGTGAGAAGTTTCGGCGCCTGGGTGAGATGCGCTTCACTCTGGGCACCTTCCTGCGCCTGGCGGCCCTGCGCACCTACCAGGGCTCCCTGGCCTACCTCCCTGTAGAAACGGTGGTCTCCAAGATGCCCCCCTGCCCCGCTCGGGACCAGCAGGCCCAGCACGGCCCTGTGGACGCCCACCTGGTGCCCCTGGAGGAGGCAGTGCCCTCTCACTGGACAGTGGTGCCGGAGCAGGACTTCGTGCTGGTGCTGGCACTGCTGCACTCACACCTGGGCAGCGAGATGTTTGCTGCACCCATGGGCCGCTGTGCGGCCGGCGCTATGCATCTGTTCTACGTGCGGGCAGGTGTGTCGCGGGCCACACTGCTGCGCCTCTTCCTGGCCATGGAGAAAGGCAGGCACATGGCGTGTGACTGTCCCCACTTGGTGTATGTGCCCGTGGTTGCTTTCCGCCTGGAACCCAAGGACAGGAAGGGTGTGTTTGCTGTGGATGGGGAACTGATGATCAGCGAGGCTGTGCAGGGCCAGGTGCACCCAAACTACTTCTGGATGGTCAGTGGCTGCAGGGAGTCCCCACCCTCTCTGGAGCCACAGGCCTCACCCAGCCGGAGGCCACCTCCAGCGGAGCACTTATGA